The Salvelinus fontinalis isolate EN_2023a chromosome 31, ASM2944872v1, whole genome shotgun sequence genome has a window encoding:
- the LOC129829915 gene encoding uncharacterized protein LOC129829915 isoform X2: MARHDSNTIIKFADDTTVVGLIADNDETAYREGVRDLAGWCQNNNLSLNVTKTKEMILDYRKRRTKHAPILIDGAVVEQVESFKFLGVHINNKLEWSKHTKTVVKRARQSLFPLKKLKRFGMGPQIIKRFYSCNIESILTGCITAWYGNCLASDRKALQRVVRTAQYITGAKLPAIQDLTMCM; encoded by the coding sequence atggccaggcacgactccaacaccatcattaagtttgcagacgacacaacagtggtaggcctgatcgccgacaacgacgagacagcctatagggagggggtcagagacctggccgggtggtgccagaataacaacctatccctcaacgtaaccaagactaaggagatgattttggactacaggaaaaggaggaccaagcacgcccccattctcatcgacggggctgtagtggagcaggttgagagcttcaagttccttggagtccacatcaacaacaaactagaatggtccaaacacaccaagacagtcgtgaagagggcacgacaaagcctattccccctcaagaaactaaaaagatttggcatgggtcctcagatcatcaaaaggttctacagctgcaacatcgagagcatcctgactggttgcatcactgcctggtacggcaattgcttggcctctgaccgcaaggcactacagagggtagtgcgtacggcccagtacatcactggggctaagctgcctgccatccaggacctaaccatgtgtatgtga